In a single window of the Subtercola sp. PAMC28395 genome:
- a CDS encoding PH domain-containing protein: MTTGGLPTGATARLVDGEWHRLHWASPLLKGGFWLVAIVGFVLANLRERLVEFFIGTGPANGGGPGGGGGPGDNGDIIAMVYDRGQTGVAILVIAGILLIAVGSFAVAWRMHSFRIGADAVEVRSGVLFRHHRKARLDRLQGIHITRPLFARFFGAAKIELSVAGQDAKVELAYLGSGQVDELRREILSRASGVRAEEHTATANAAGAGAVNAETGLVADATTTVAGAAPVKVDDGLLQRRVHELLAPELDPDTAPPESVVKITPGRLIGSLVLSEFTVVLLLVIAGLFVSTLWGHRFFVLFLLLPSVIGSLGYYWRRFSKSLRYSIAGTADGVRVGFGMFSTSNDTLPPGRIHAIEVTQPILWRPAGWWMIRINRAGHASSRSGSSQPHTLLLPVGRAGDVQKVLGLLLPGSAGQEIQELVLAGLSARSGNGFADAPRRAFSLRPLSYRRTGLAVTSDAVLLRSGFIWRRLSVVPLARLQSLHVAQGPVRRALDLAQLQFNTIAGPVRATLGVIGRREALEAFRLLSDGAVRAAEADGSHRWAESREHVVLSPASPSAEHGAAAGPIVEQAAPSAQSAPPGLDVSRP; the protein is encoded by the coding sequence GTGACCACCGGTGGGCTGCCCACGGGTGCCACGGCCAGGCTGGTCGACGGTGAATGGCACCGCCTGCACTGGGCGTCACCGCTTCTGAAGGGCGGCTTCTGGCTGGTCGCCATCGTGGGTTTCGTGTTGGCGAACCTGCGGGAGCGGCTGGTGGAGTTCTTCATCGGCACAGGGCCAGCAAATGGCGGGGGTCCGGGCGGCGGCGGAGGGCCCGGTGACAACGGGGACATCATCGCGATGGTCTACGACAGGGGCCAGACAGGCGTCGCGATCCTGGTGATCGCTGGAATACTCCTCATCGCCGTCGGATCGTTCGCTGTGGCCTGGCGCATGCACAGCTTCCGTATCGGCGCTGACGCGGTCGAGGTGCGAAGCGGAGTTCTGTTCCGGCATCACCGCAAGGCGCGGCTCGACAGGTTGCAGGGCATCCACATCACGCGCCCCCTGTTCGCACGGTTCTTCGGGGCGGCGAAGATCGAGCTCAGCGTCGCGGGCCAGGACGCGAAGGTCGAGCTGGCGTACCTCGGGTCGGGGCAGGTCGATGAGCTTCGGCGCGAGATCCTGAGCCGGGCATCCGGAGTTCGTGCCGAAGAGCACACCGCCACAGCGAATGCGGCCGGCGCGGGAGCTGTGAATGCTGAAACCGGGCTGGTGGCGGATGCGACCACAACGGTGGCCGGGGCGGCACCGGTGAAGGTGGATGATGGCCTGCTGCAGCGCAGAGTGCACGAGTTGCTGGCACCCGAACTCGACCCTGACACGGCCCCGCCCGAATCCGTGGTGAAGATCACTCCCGGCAGGTTGATCGGTTCGCTGGTGCTCAGCGAATTCACTGTCGTGTTGCTGCTGGTGATAGCGGGGCTCTTCGTCTCGACGTTGTGGGGCCACCGGTTCTTCGTGCTCTTCCTGCTGCTGCCGAGCGTCATCGGTTCGCTCGGCTACTACTGGCGGCGGTTCAGCAAGTCCCTGCGCTATTCGATCGCCGGCACCGCCGACGGAGTGCGCGTCGGATTCGGCATGTTCAGCACGAGCAACGACACGCTGCCTCCCGGCCGCATCCACGCGATAGAGGTGACGCAGCCCATTCTCTGGCGGCCGGCAGGGTGGTGGATGATCCGCATCAACAGGGCTGGTCACGCGTCGAGCCGGAGCGGCTCGAGCCAACCCCACACCCTGCTGCTGCCGGTGGGCCGTGCCGGAGACGTGCAGAAGGTGCTGGGGCTGTTGCTGCCCGGCAGTGCGGGCCAGGAGATCCAGGAGCTCGTGCTCGCCGGACTGTCGGCTCGCTCAGGCAATGGTTTCGCCGATGCCCCCCGGCGCGCGTTCTCGCTACGGCCGCTCTCGTATCGGCGCACGGGGCTGGCGGTGACCTCCGACGCGGTTCTGCTTCGTAGCGGCTTCATCTGGCGACGCCTGAGTGTTGTTCCTCTCGCGCGACTGCAGAGCCTTCACGTTGCGCAGGGGCCGGTGCGCCGGGCGCTCGATCTGGCGCAATTGCAGTTCAATACGATTGCAGGCCCCGTTCGGGCGACTCTCGGTGTGATCGGCCGGCGCGAGGCCCTGGAAGCATTCAGGTTGCTCTCTGACGGGGCTGTGCGAGCGGCCGAAGCGGATGGTTCGCACCGCTGGGCCGAGTCACGCGAGCACGTGGTCTTGTCGCCGGCGTCGCCGTCCGCAGAACACGGCGCTGCCGCAGGACCGATCGTGGAGCAGGCTGCTCCGTCAGCGCAGTCGGCGCCGCCAGGGCTCGACGTCTCCCGACCGTGA
- a CDS encoding PH domain-containing protein, which produces MSTPTDSSRLSFEGTWRRVSPKYVAVEIAASFVTGVVLAGVSVFFIVVAGAWFGWWMLGAAVLVTIILLVVAPRRARAYGFQLRDDDLLFRRGIMFFRIVAVPYGRMQLIDINRGPLGRALGLSDLKFVTAAATTGVSIPGLPEAEADELRDTLVRLAEQRRSGL; this is translated from the coding sequence GTGAGCACTCCCACTGATTCGAGCAGGCTCTCATTCGAGGGTACTTGGCGTCGGGTCAGCCCGAAATACGTCGCCGTCGAGATCGCGGCCTCGTTCGTCACGGGAGTCGTGCTGGCTGGTGTGAGCGTCTTCTTCATCGTGGTCGCCGGCGCGTGGTTCGGGTGGTGGATGCTCGGGGCCGCAGTGCTGGTAACGATCATCCTGCTGGTGGTCGCCCCCCGGCGCGCCCGCGCGTACGGGTTCCAGTTGCGCGACGATGACCTGCTCTTCAGGCGGGGGATCATGTTCTTCCGCATTGTGGCGGTGCCCTACGGCCGCATGCAACTCATCGACATCAACAGGGGGCCACTGGGACGCGCGCTCGGGCTCAGCGACCTGAAGTTCGTGACCGCCGCAGCAACGACCGGAGTCTCGATTCCCGGTCTCCCCGAAGCAGAGGCCGACGAGCTTCGCGACACGCTCGTGAGGTTGGCCGAGCAGCGGCGGTCTGGACTGTGA
- a CDS encoding DUF3180 domain-containing protein, with translation MKRTRPVTLVLLGIAGAFLGFFLEVALASSGQPIVALPLSLSITLVAAAAIVVALAVPIARAIRGTNPHPINPFRAMRVAVLAKASSMVGSLIAGVGLGVVVYLLTRAVIPAVASLWLSIAAAVAGAVLLACGLVAEKLCTLPPDDRNPDDGQPAPDRRLG, from the coding sequence ATGAAGCGTACGCGCCCCGTCACCCTCGTTCTCCTCGGAATCGCGGGGGCGTTCCTCGGCTTCTTCCTCGAGGTCGCGCTCGCTTCCTCTGGGCAACCGATCGTCGCCCTGCCTCTCTCGCTCTCCATCACCCTCGTCGCCGCGGCCGCGATCGTCGTTGCGCTCGCCGTGCCGATCGCTCGCGCGATCCGGGGCACCAACCCGCACCCGATCAATCCGTTCCGGGCAATGCGCGTCGCCGTACTGGCGAAGGCGTCGAGCATGGTCGGTTCGCTGATCGCGGGGGTCGGTCTCGGCGTCGTCGTCTACCTGCTCACGCGAGCCGTCATCCCCGCGGTCGCCTCGCTCTGGCTCAGCATTGCGGCCGCCGTTGCCGGTGCTGTGCTGCTGGCGTGCGGGCTGGTCGCCGAGAAGCTCTGCACGCTACCGCCCGACGATCGCAACCCGGACGACGGGCAACCCGCGCCAGACAGACGATTGGGCTGA
- the folK gene encoding 2-amino-4-hydroxy-6-hydroxymethyldihydropteridine diphosphokinase, with the protein MRQEKLRVTLPAVIALGSNLGDREATLRSAVAEIEALDGVIVDAVSSLYETDALKPEGIDLSAPAYLNAVMLVRSALTAHQLLAALQGIEQTHDRVRAERWGDRTLDLDLITFADLEQSDEVLTLPHPRAFERSFVLAPWHEIAPHATLLGKGPIDELLAETYESPRLFAGWVR; encoded by the coding sequence ATGAGGCAGGAGAAGCTGCGCGTCACGCTGCCCGCAGTGATCGCGCTCGGCAGCAACCTCGGCGACCGCGAGGCAACCCTGCGGTCTGCCGTGGCTGAGATCGAGGCCCTCGACGGTGTGATCGTCGACGCGGTCTCGAGCCTGTACGAGACCGACGCCCTCAAGCCGGAGGGAATCGACCTCTCGGCGCCCGCCTACCTCAACGCCGTCATGCTCGTTCGATCGGCCCTCACCGCGCACCAGCTGCTCGCTGCCCTGCAGGGCATCGAGCAGACCCACGACCGGGTGCGGGCCGAGCGCTGGGGCGACCGCACCCTGGACCTCGACCTCATCACGTTCGCTGACCTCGAACAGAGCGATGAAGTGCTCACCCTGCCCCACCCGCGTGCGTTCGAGCGATCGTTCGTGCTGGCGCCGTGGCATGAGATCGCGCCCCACGCCACGCTGCTGGGCAAGGGCCCCATCGATGAGCTGCTGGCAGAGACCTACGAGAGCCCGCGGCTCTTCGCCGGGTGGGTGCGATGA
- the folB gene encoding dihydroneopterin aldolase → MTDEFAPGGTPSAQNPPTLLVPTEPDSLTLTGLAVQANHGVYDFERRDGQPFIIDVTVWLNTVDAAASDDIDQTLHYGDLASEIVEAASKDPVDLIETLAERVALVVLAHAISDRVQVTVHKPEAPIAVPFGDVSITITRRRA, encoded by the coding sequence GTGACTGATGAATTCGCGCCGGGCGGGACCCCGTCAGCCCAGAACCCACCGACCCTGCTCGTGCCCACGGAACCCGACTCACTCACCCTCACAGGCCTCGCCGTGCAGGCGAACCATGGGGTCTACGACTTCGAGCGTCGCGATGGCCAACCGTTCATCATCGACGTGACCGTGTGGCTGAACACCGTCGACGCGGCAGCAAGCGACGACATCGACCAGACGCTCCACTACGGTGACCTCGCGAGCGAGATCGTCGAGGCGGCCTCGAAAGACCCCGTCGACCTGATCGAGACCCTCGCAGAGCGGGTGGCGCTCGTCGTTCTCGCGCACGCGATCTCTGACCGTGTGCAGGTGACCGTGCACAAGCCGGAGGCGCCGATCGCCGTTCCGTTCGGCGACGTCTCGATCACCATCACTCGGAGACGGGCATGA
- the folP gene encoding dihydropteroate synthase: MGIVNVTTDSFSDGGRWLRSEAAIQHALELVAAGADLIDVGGESTRPGARRVPVAEEQHRVVPVIRELARHGIAVSIDTMNASTARAAIEAGAILVNDVSGTASDPLMTPTIIELDAPIIVSHWRGHSDTMNSRAVYADVVAEVRAELEYQVAELVVRGVAIDRLLVDPGLGFAKNSEHNWKILGHLDALTSFGLPVVVGASRKRFIGELLPAGDAMEERDFGSAVAAALAAQAGAWAVRVHDIATTTAALAVAEAWKTGALDE; this comes from the coding sequence ATGGGCATCGTGAACGTGACGACCGATTCATTCAGCGATGGCGGGCGCTGGCTTCGTTCGGAGGCCGCCATCCAGCACGCCCTCGAACTGGTCGCGGCAGGGGCCGACCTCATCGACGTCGGCGGTGAATCGACGCGGCCGGGTGCCAGGCGTGTTCCTGTCGCCGAAGAACAGCATCGTGTGGTTCCGGTCATTCGCGAGCTGGCCCGGCACGGTATCGCCGTGAGCATCGACACGATGAACGCGTCCACCGCACGGGCAGCGATCGAAGCTGGTGCGATTCTCGTCAACGACGTTTCGGGCACCGCCTCAGACCCGCTGATGACTCCCACGATCATCGAACTCGATGCCCCGATCATCGTTTCGCACTGGCGGGGTCACAGTGACACCATGAACTCTCGGGCCGTGTACGCCGACGTTGTTGCAGAGGTTCGCGCCGAGCTCGAATACCAGGTGGCCGAGCTCGTGGTGCGGGGGGTGGCGATCGACCGGCTCCTGGTCGACCCGGGCCTCGGCTTCGCCAAGAACTCCGAGCACAACTGGAAGATCCTGGGCCACCTCGACGCCCTCACCTCGTTCGGGCTGCCCGTCGTGGTCGGCGCGTCGCGAAAGCGGTTCATCGGCGAGCTGCTGCCCGCCGGTGACGCAATGGAAGAGAGAGATTTCGGCTCCGCTGTTGCCGCGGCGCTCGCCGCGCAGGCGGGCGCCTGGGCAGTGAGAGTTCACGACATTGCAACAACCACTGCCGCGCTGGCCGTGGCAGAGGCGTGGAAGACGGGGGCTCTCGATGAGTGA
- the folE gene encoding GTP cyclohydrolase I, translating to MDSQRVESAVRELLLAIGEDPDRDELVSTPRRVAEAYSEFFSGVGVDASHLLSETFPLEPDVGAHAPQPVLVRGISFRSVCEHHLLPFLGTAHIAYVPSNRLIGLGRLPAIVDIIASRPQLQERLGEQIAQTIADGLDARGVLVVLEASHGCVTMRGARQTASSTVTIAARGSLAEPAARAEILMLIGAIPLPSTTSSTR from the coding sequence ATCGACTCGCAGAGAGTCGAATCAGCCGTCAGGGAGCTCCTTCTGGCTATCGGTGAAGATCCCGACAGAGACGAACTCGTGAGTACGCCGCGACGGGTTGCCGAGGCGTACTCTGAGTTCTTCTCCGGCGTGGGCGTCGACGCGTCACACCTCCTGTCGGAGACGTTTCCGCTGGAGCCCGACGTAGGCGCTCACGCACCGCAGCCCGTGCTCGTCAGGGGTATCTCCTTTCGCTCGGTCTGTGAGCATCACCTCCTGCCGTTCCTCGGTACGGCACACATCGCCTACGTGCCGAGCAACCGGCTGATCGGTCTGGGCAGGCTGCCCGCAATCGTCGACATCATCGCGTCACGCCCGCAATTGCAGGAGCGACTGGGTGAACAGATTGCCCAGACCATCGCCGACGGGCTGGACGCCAGGGGTGTACTGGTTGTTCTCGAGGCATCGCACGGCTGCGTCACCATGCGCGGGGCGCGACAGACAGCGAGCTCGACCGTGACCATCGCCGCCAGGGGGTCCCTGGCAGAGCCTGCTGCCCGCGCTGAGATCCTGATGCTGATCGGAGCGATTCCGCTGCCATCCACTACATCGAGTACACGGTGA
- the ftsH gene encoding ATP-dependent zinc metalloprotease FtsH produces the protein MSMKRIFRSPIPYIILGAIALWIGFGLITGTGFQQVSTQQGLQFLKDGKVSEALIIDGEQRVDLTLASADAKYGTKVQFYYVAPRGTEVVNAVTAAAPADGFNDQVPQTNWFLSLLGILLPVILIGAFFWLMLSGMQGGGNKVMQFGKSKAKLVSKDTPKVTFADVAGNDEAIEELEEIKDFLKDPSKFLAVGARIPKGVLLYGAPGTGKTLLARAVAGEAGVPFYSISGSDFVEMFVGVGASRVRDLFEQAKQNSPAIIFIDEIDAVGRHRGAGMGGGHDEREQTLNQLLVEMDGFDVKTNVILIAATNRPDILDPALLRPGRFDRQIGVDAPDLQGRKQILEVHGRGKPLAAGVDLEVLARKTPGFTGADLANVLNEAALLTARSNAQLIDNRALDEAVDRVMAGPQRRTRIMRDHEKLVTAYHEGGHALVATAMNHTDPVTKITILPRGRALGYTMVLPLEDRYSVSRNELLDQLAYAMGGRVAEEVVFHDPTTGASNDIEKATSTARKMVTDYGMSSHVGAVKLGSSSGEMFLGRNMGHERDYSDSLAQQVDAEVRELIEAAHDEAWQVLNDNRDILDRLATELLERETLDQHELAEIFKDVRHLPPRPQWLSSEKRPVSSIPPIEFKASKAPIDLGATDGGITSAPEPEAKPKRAPQSTPRPATA, from the coding sequence ATGAGCATGAAGCGAATTTTCAGGTCTCCGATTCCCTACATCATCCTGGGTGCCATCGCGCTCTGGATCGGCTTCGGCCTGATCACCGGCACCGGCTTCCAGCAGGTCTCCACCCAGCAGGGCCTGCAGTTCCTGAAAGACGGCAAGGTCTCCGAGGCTCTGATCATCGACGGCGAGCAGCGCGTCGACCTCACCCTGGCTTCAGCCGACGCGAAGTACGGCACCAAGGTGCAGTTCTACTACGTCGCCCCGCGGGGCACCGAGGTCGTCAATGCCGTGACCGCGGCTGCCCCCGCCGACGGGTTCAACGACCAGGTTCCGCAGACCAACTGGTTCCTTTCGTTGCTGGGCATCCTGCTGCCGGTGATCCTCATCGGCGCCTTCTTCTGGCTCATGCTCTCTGGCATGCAGGGCGGCGGCAACAAGGTCATGCAGTTCGGTAAGTCCAAGGCGAAACTCGTGTCGAAAGACACACCCAAGGTCACCTTCGCCGACGTCGCCGGCAACGACGAGGCCATCGAAGAGCTCGAAGAGATCAAAGACTTTCTCAAGGACCCATCGAAGTTCCTCGCCGTGGGTGCGCGAATCCCGAAGGGTGTTCTGCTCTACGGGGCTCCCGGCACGGGCAAGACCCTTCTCGCCCGCGCAGTCGCCGGCGAGGCAGGAGTGCCGTTCTACTCGATCTCCGGTTCTGACTTCGTCGAGATGTTCGTCGGTGTCGGCGCGAGCCGGGTTCGCGACCTGTTCGAACAGGCCAAACAGAATTCGCCTGCCATCATCTTCATCGACGAGATCGACGCCGTCGGCCGTCACCGTGGTGCTGGCATGGGTGGCGGTCACGACGAGCGCGAGCAGACCCTCAACCAGCTGCTGGTCGAGATGGACGGCTTCGACGTCAAGACGAACGTGATCCTGATCGCGGCGACCAACCGCCCCGATATTCTCGACCCCGCCCTTCTTCGCCCGGGCCGCTTCGACCGCCAGATCGGCGTCGACGCCCCCGACCTCCAGGGCCGCAAGCAGATCCTCGAGGTGCACGGTCGCGGCAAGCCTCTGGCTGCCGGCGTCGACCTCGAAGTTCTCGCTCGCAAGACACCGGGTTTCACCGGTGCCGATTTGGCGAACGTGCTGAACGAGGCTGCCCTTCTGACGGCTCGCTCGAATGCGCAACTGATCGACAACCGTGCGCTCGATGAGGCAGTCGACCGCGTCATGGCGGGCCCGCAGCGTCGTACCCGGATCATGCGTGATCACGAGAAGCTGGTCACGGCCTACCACGAGGGTGGTCACGCCCTGGTCGCCACAGCGATGAACCACACCGACCCGGTCACGAAGATCACGATCCTTCCGCGAGGCCGTGCTCTTGGCTACACCATGGTGCTTCCGCTGGAAGACCGGTACTCGGTTTCTCGCAACGAACTCCTCGACCAACTCGCCTACGCGATGGGCGGGCGTGTTGCAGAGGAGGTTGTCTTCCACGACCCCACCACGGGTGCGTCGAACGACATCGAGAAGGCCACATCCACGGCCCGCAAGATGGTCACCGACTACGGAATGAGCTCTCACGTCGGAGCCGTCAAACTCGGCAGCTCGTCGGGTGAGATGTTCCTCGGCCGCAACATGGGTCACGAACGGGATTACTCCGACTCGCTGGCGCAGCAGGTCGACGCCGAAGTTCGCGAACTCATCGAGGCAGCGCACGACGAAGCGTGGCAGGTGCTGAACGACAATCGCGACATTCTCGATCGTCTGGCCACCGAGTTGCTCGAGCGCGAAACGCTCGACCAGCACGAACTGGCCGAGATCTTCAAAGACGTGCGCCACCTCCCGCCTCGCCCGCAGTGGCTCTCCAGCGAGAAGCGCCCGGTTTCGTCGATCCCCCCGATCGAGTTCAAGGCATCCAAGGCGCCGATCGACCTCGGCGCAACGGACGGTGGCATCACTTCAGCGCCCGAACCCGAGGCCAAGCCGAAGCGTGCGCCGCAGAGCACGCCCCGACCCGCAACTGCGTAG
- a CDS encoding MFS transporter, giving the protein MSESSLETPVASSRRWWTLTVVALAQLMVVLDSTVVNIALPAAQTDLGFSNADRQWVITAYSLAFGSLLLLGGRLSDLMGRKRTFIIGLIGFAIASALGGAADSFGTLVAARALQGAFGALLAPTALAVLTTTFTIPKERARAFGVFGAIAGAGGAVGLLLGGVLTENFNWRWNLYINVFIAVIAVIGAAIFLTTVARTGPRPKLDIPGTILVSGGLFSLVFGFSNAETDGWGSASSWGFLVASGVLLVAFVLWQRVAKHPLLPLAVVLDRNRGASFLAVLISGAGMFGIFLFVTYYLEVSMHYSPIQTGTAFLPMILMLVVSAQLSTNILVPRFGPKVMVPTGMVIGVVGMLLLTRLDTNSAYAANILPALLVLGFAMGSIMPAAMQTATLGVNRQFAGVASASVNTSQQVGGSIGTALLNTLAATAATSYVASHLPPSAQVVSDAAIASYNTAYLYSALFFAVGAVITALLYTRKSTVTATAHAAHAEAQAEDADDLPLAVMH; this is encoded by the coding sequence ATGTCTGAATCCTCTCTCGAAACACCTGTCGCCTCCTCCCGGCGGTGGTGGACCCTCACCGTGGTCGCCCTTGCCCAGCTGATGGTCGTTCTCGACTCCACCGTCGTCAACATCGCCCTCCCCGCCGCCCAGACCGACCTCGGCTTCTCCAATGCCGACCGTCAGTGGGTCATCACCGCCTACTCCCTCGCCTTCGGCAGCCTGCTGCTGCTGGGCGGTCGCCTCTCCGACCTGATGGGTCGCAAGCGAACGTTCATCATCGGCCTGATCGGCTTTGCCATCGCCTCGGCACTGGGTGGTGCTGCTGACAGCTTCGGCACGCTCGTTGCCGCGCGAGCCCTGCAGGGAGCCTTCGGCGCTCTGCTCGCACCCACGGCCCTGGCCGTGCTGACGACGACCTTCACGATCCCGAAGGAACGCGCACGAGCGTTTGGTGTGTTCGGTGCCATCGCCGGCGCCGGTGGTGCTGTCGGCCTGCTTCTCGGTGGCGTTCTCACCGAGAACTTCAACTGGCGCTGGAACCTCTACATCAACGTCTTCATCGCCGTCATCGCCGTCATCGGTGCCGCGATCTTCCTCACCACGGTCGCGCGCACGGGTCCGCGCCCGAAGCTCGACATCCCCGGCACGATCCTCGTCTCCGGTGGCCTGTTCTCCCTGGTGTTCGGCTTCTCGAACGCCGAGACGGATGGCTGGGGCTCGGCTTCGAGCTGGGGCTTCCTGGTCGCCAGCGGCGTGCTGCTGGTCGCGTTCGTTCTCTGGCAACGGGTGGCGAAGCATCCATTGCTCCCCCTCGCCGTGGTCCTCGACCGCAACCGCGGGGCATCCTTTCTTGCTGTTCTGATCTCGGGCGCCGGAATGTTCGGCATCTTCCTCTTCGTCACGTACTACCTGGAAGTGTCGATGCACTACTCCCCGATCCAGACCGGCACTGCCTTCCTGCCGATGATCCTCATGCTGGTCGTCTCCGCACAGCTGTCGACAAACATCCTCGTACCTCGGTTCGGCCCGAAGGTCATGGTGCCCACGGGCATGGTGATCGGCGTGGTCGGGATGCTGCTGCTGACGAGGCTCGACACGAACAGTGCCTACGCGGCGAACATCCTGCCTGCGCTGCTCGTGCTCGGCTTCGCGATGGGCTCGATCATGCCCGCCGCCATGCAGACCGCGACACTCGGAGTGAATCGCCAGTTCGCTGGAGTCGCCTCGGCGAGCGTGAACACCAGCCAGCAGGTGGGTGGCTCGATCGGCACGGCCCTTCTGAACACGCTCGCGGCAACCGCTGCGACGAGCTACGTCGCCTCGCACCTGCCGCCCTCTGCCCAGGTCGTGTCTGACGCCGCCATCGCGAGCTACAACACCGCCTACCTGTACAGCGCGCTCTTCTTCGCCGTCGGCGCCGTGATCACTGCACTTCTCTACACCCGCAAGTCGACGGTCACGGCGACGGCACACGCCGCCCACGCCGAGGCGCAGGCCGAAGATGCCGATGACCTGCCGCTGGCTGTAATGCACTGA
- a CDS encoding TetR/AcrR family transcriptional regulator — MAHTDAADTTFADTSDTVPKLGRKRDHSRDPEILDAALDVLAETGYDGMTIDMVAARAKAGKATLYRRWPSKAHLVLDAVACMKKGDYDPDGLPDTGTLRGDLVAMIKPHSIEDGERKMHIMAGVMSMLSRDPDLADVVSAAIVEPRAEVNRLFMRRAIARGEIPAESDIETLSMITPSMASYRTLILKKQIDREFLLSIIDGVILPALGIRQTAPSSH, encoded by the coding sequence ATGGCGCACACCGACGCCGCTGACACCACCTTCGCAGACACCTCAGACACTGTGCCGAAACTCGGTCGCAAGCGGGACCACTCCCGTGATCCCGAGATTCTGGATGCTGCACTCGACGTTCTCGCCGAGACCGGCTATGACGGCATGACGATCGACATGGTCGCGGCCCGCGCCAAGGCGGGCAAGGCCACGCTCTACCGCCGGTGGCCATCCAAAGCACATCTCGTACTCGATGCTGTCGCCTGCATGAAGAAGGGCGACTACGACCCCGACGGCCTGCCAGACACCGGCACCCTGCGCGGCGACCTGGTCGCCATGATCAAGCCGCACTCGATCGAAGACGGCGAACGCAAGATGCACATCATGGCCGGTGTCATGTCGATGCTTTCCCGCGACCCCGATCTCGCCGACGTCGTCAGCGCGGCGATCGTGGAGCCCCGCGCCGAGGTGAATCGCCTGTTCATGAGACGTGCGATCGCCCGCGGGGAGATCCCGGCCGAAAGTGATATCGAGACCCTCTCGATGATCACTCCGTCGATGGCCTCGTACCGCACGCTCATACTGAAGAAGCAGATCGACCGCGAGTTTCTGCTCTCGATCATCGACGGTGTCATCTTGCCCGCCCTCGGCATCAGACAGACCGCTCCCTCGTCGCACTAG